The genomic window CGCCGCAACGGGGACCTCTCGTTCGACGAGGCCGAACGGGTCAAGAAGGGCCTTTCGAGCCGGGGGGCGGGCCGGGAGGATGCAGAGCCGGTGCTGCGGGAGGCTACCGAGCATCTGCTGCTCGAAGTGGAGAAGACGTTCGACTTCTTCGCGGCCAGCCGGACGGCAGGCCGCATCGATCGCATCCTGCTCAGCGGCGGCGCCTCACAGGGAGCGGGCTTTGCCTCCGCGATGGCTGGACGCTTCGATGTGCCCCTGGAGCGGTTCGATCCCTTTCGCAAGACGCAGGTCGTCGGTCGGCAGATCGGTTGGCGCGATCCGGCGGACGTCGCCGCGGCGGCGGGCGTTGCGGCGGGACTCGCGCTGCGCCGAACGGGGGATCGATGATTCGCGTCAATCTGCTCACCTCGGTACAGGACCGGACGACGATCGTCGACGGCCGATCTCGGAACGGGCCGCCCGCCGCTGCGGTGGCACTGCCGGGGCTGGCTCTGGTTCTGGCGGCCTGGTGGTTCTGGTCCTTGCATGGGCAAGCCGCGGAGCTGACCCGGGGGCTCGCGAACGCGGAGGCGGCCTTGGCGGGCCTCACCCCGGTCGTCGACGCAGTGCGCGGCGCCGAGGCGCTGCGGGCCGACCTTGCCGCGCAGGTGGCCCGCATCGAAGCGCTGCACGATCGCCGCGGCGATCCGGCGCGGCTCCTCGACCGGCTGAGTCGCGCTCTTCCGAACGGTCTGTGGCTGAGCGAGGTACGCCAGGAGCCGGCCGCGGTGGTCGTGCGGGGACGCGCCGTCGCGCCGGCCGCGGTATCCGACTACGCCGCGGCACTGGAGGACTCGGCGTCTCCCGATGCCAGGGTCGAAATAGTGGGCTCCCGCCGGGAAGAGTCGTTCGGCGGGCAGGAGGCGGTCGTCTTCGAGGTCAGGATGCGCCTGCCGGCGGCCGGGGATCCATGAAGTCCAGCCTGGCGGAGGGGGCCCGGAACAGGACGCTCGCGGCGGGTGTCCTCTTGCCGGTCGCCGTCCTGGCG from Acidobacteriota bacterium includes these protein-coding regions:
- a CDS encoding PilN domain-containing protein; amino-acid sequence: MIRVNLLTSVQDRTTIVDGRSRNGPPAAAVALPGLALVLAAWWFWSLHGQAAELTRGLANAEAALAGLTPVVDAVRGAEALRADLAAQVARIEALHDRRGDPARLLDRLSRALPNGLWLSEVRQEPAAVVVRGRAVAPAAVSDYAAALEDSASPDARVEIVGSRREESFGGQEAVVFEVRMRLPAAGDP